Proteins encoded together in one Camelina sativa cultivar DH55 chromosome 9, Cs, whole genome shotgun sequence window:
- the LOC104710961 gene encoding uncharacterized protein LOC104710961, which produces MDQSNALLSWVYFSQGKTTEELRQTLVYTTLELEQTKLVAQEELRKRDEQLIHLEDVLTKTLKERDEALEKCHHLLINNLLLQQKQPKNQNQKQEHITPPLSGASSIIEDEQVQPQPQLNSNKSFSSSDTEESIMSPSVIDPVMMNQQIEVSEDEMMATLLPEKPLPEKGKLLQAVIKAGPLLQTLLLAGPLPQWRHPPPPLETSEIPPVTVPPPQFQNSGCGNSNKKRAFSSISDETYSETKYQKVLLH; this is translated from the exons ATGGACCAAAGCAATGCTCTTCTTAGCTGGGTTTACTTCTCTCAGGGAAag ACAACGGAAGAGTTAAGACAGACTCTTGTGTACACGACACTGGAGCTAGAACAAACGAAGCTGGTGGCTCAAGAGGAACTAAGGAAGAGAGATGAACAATTGATCCATCTTGAAGATGTTTTAACAAAAACCCTCAAAGAAAGAGACGAAGCTCTCGAGAAATGTCATCATCTCCTCATCAACAATCTCTTACTTCAACAGAAACAGCCgaagaatcagaatcagaaacaGGAACACATCACTCCTCCTTTATCTGGTGCTTCAAGCATTATTGAGGACGAGCAAGTTCAGCCGCAGCCTCAGCTTAACTCTAACAAGAGCTTTTCGTCTTCAGACACGGAAGAGAGCATCATGTCACCATCAGTGATCGATCCGGTGATGATGAACCAACAGATTGAAGTCTCAGAAGATGAGATGATGGCTACATTGTTGCCTGAAAAGCCGCTTCCTGAAAAGGGTAAACTCTTACAAGCTGTTATCAAGGCAGGTCCTTTGCTTCAGACACTTCTCTTAGCTGGTCCTCTGCCTCAATGGCGCCACCCGCCTCCTCCACTTGAGACCTCTGAGATCCCTCCAGTCACCGTCCCACCACCGCAGTTTCAGAACAGTGGTTGTGGCAACTCCAACAAGAAAAGGGCATTCTCCTCAATCTCAGATGAAACTTACTCAGAAACTAAGTATCAGAAAGTTCTTCTCCATTAA